Proteins co-encoded in one Halorussus vallis genomic window:
- a CDS encoding alkaline phosphatase PhoX, protein MVEFTRRKLMATSVAATLGASVSGASGVAQDDEDADTPKAPHVKGEIKRFATTALGAEVTGPEVTRDGTLWFSLQHPSRRNPPPYNKAGIGYVKGYGFGDDGGGFDELGIPNTNEKQGRVRVAGGEYELVAREGDNVGDDADLGMPVTPDGLALHEYPGSRYGNFGYNPDCNRFVPTNEAETRGYLFTNWEESPGNVTRIPVQRRDGSWEADLENAVNLANTEALRSQGGTRINCYGDISPWGTYLSAEEEYSHCRVSGNATVGELMGNSPGPAPRGAAQFYNRPDPDGIQEAVGRYYGDDAPSIQGYWALGGLELQAYYLGSEARDESDDLSADVEPETSLRPLKGPYPNPYRYGHIVDFREPASETPRPVKYHVMGRAAFECPDVQADRKTVYLTSDGDSKGLYKFVADRPIPSYDDPMAVAGTLSAAKVTNQRAAANRPPAEVDLEIEWLEMGRATNEEVESWIAEYDGVTQVDYLETHADVDWQQNLQQALEQADKTVVRNGNRNYVTDREIVEWAKQWTQNGPESVDEELRKVPFLETRAAAKEIGATVEFRKSEGIDSKDGARPGDYVYVGISEVNDGMSDDAGDVNLDRVDGGLVYRAELEDDFDVSTLEPVIVGADATDPADVANDALLNIDNVFVLNDGRVLCCEDADTYGRSYPNDCLYVYTPEEMVDAPEEPDPGKDRYEITELLEVALRWLLEGVESGGQPPTGDEPETGNRTSGDTTTPTTTD, encoded by the coding sequence ATGGTCGAGTTCACTCGACGAAAGCTGATGGCCACGTCGGTCGCGGCGACGTTAGGAGCCAGCGTATCGGGTGCGTCCGGCGTCGCGCAGGACGACGAGGACGCCGACACGCCGAAGGCTCCGCACGTGAAGGGGGAGATAAAACGATTCGCGACGACGGCGCTCGGCGCGGAGGTCACCGGACCGGAGGTCACCCGGGACGGGACGCTGTGGTTCAGTCTCCAGCACCCGAGTCGCAGGAACCCGCCGCCGTACAACAAGGCCGGTATCGGGTACGTGAAGGGGTACGGCTTCGGCGACGACGGCGGCGGCTTCGACGAACTGGGGATTCCGAACACCAACGAGAAGCAGGGACGAGTACGGGTCGCCGGCGGCGAGTACGAACTCGTCGCGCGCGAGGGGGACAACGTCGGCGACGACGCCGACCTCGGGATGCCGGTTACGCCGGACGGACTGGCGCTCCACGAGTACCCCGGTTCCCGGTACGGTAACTTCGGGTACAATCCCGACTGCAACCGGTTCGTTCCGACGAACGAGGCCGAAACCCGGGGATACCTCTTCACGAACTGGGAGGAGAGCCCCGGCAACGTCACCCGCATACCCGTCCAGCGGAGGGACGGAAGCTGGGAGGCCGACCTGGAGAACGCCGTCAACCTCGCGAACACCGAGGCGCTCCGGAGTCAGGGCGGCACGCGAATCAACTGCTACGGCGATATCAGCCCGTGGGGGACCTACCTCTCGGCCGAGGAGGAGTACTCGCACTGTCGAGTTTCGGGGAACGCGACGGTCGGCGAACTGATGGGGAACTCCCCGGGACCCGCTCCCCGCGGCGCGGCGCAGTTCTACAACCGACCGGACCCGGACGGCATCCAGGAGGCGGTCGGGAGGTACTACGGCGACGACGCCCCGTCCATCCAGGGCTACTGGGCGCTCGGGGGACTCGAACTCCAGGCGTACTACCTCGGGTCCGAAGCGCGAGACGAGTCCGACGACCTCTCGGCCGACGTGGAACCGGAAACCAGCCTTCGGCCGCTCAAGGGGCCGTATCCGAACCCCTACCGGTACGGCCACATCGTCGACTTCCGCGAACCCGCTTCCGAGACGCCACGGCCGGTGAAGTACCACGTGATGGGCCGGGCCGCCTTCGAGTGCCCCGACGTCCAGGCCGACCGGAAGACGGTGTACCTCACCTCCGACGGCGACAGCAAGGGACTCTACAAGTTCGTCGCCGACCGGCCGATACCGAGCTACGACGACCCGATGGCCGTCGCGGGGACCCTCTCGGCCGCGAAGGTGACCAACCAGCGGGCGGCCGCCAACCGGCCGCCCGCCGAAGTCGACCTCGAAATCGAGTGGCTGGAGATGGGCCGCGCGACAAACGAGGAGGTCGAGTCCTGGATCGCCGAGTACGACGGGGTTACGCAGGTCGACTACTTGGAGACTCACGCCGACGTCGACTGGCAGCAGAACCTCCAGCAGGCGCTGGAGCAGGCAGACAAGACCGTCGTCCGGAACGGGAACCGGAACTACGTCACCGACCGGGAGATCGTCGAGTGGGCGAAACAGTGGACACAGAACGGTCCCGAATCCGTCGACGAGGAACTCCGGAAGGTTCCGTTCCTCGAGACGCGCGCCGCCGCGAAGGAGATCGGCGCGACCGTCGAGTTCCGCAAGAGCGAGGGCATCGACAGCAAGGACGGCGCCCGGCCCGGCGATTACGTCTACGTCGGCATCTCGGAGGTCAACGACGGGATGTCGGACGACGCGGGCGACGTGAACCTCGACCGCGTCGACGGCGGCCTCGTCTACCGGGCCGAACTGGAAGACGACTTCGACGTTTCGACGCTCGAACCGGTCATCGTCGGCGCGGACGCCACGGACCCGGCCGACGTCGCCAACGACGCCCTCCTCAACATCGACAACGTGTTCGTGCTGAACGACGGGCGGGTCCTCTGCTGCGAAGACGCCGACACGTACGGGCGGTCGTACCCCAACGACTGCCTCTACGTCTACACGCCCGAGGAGATGGTCGACGCCCCCGAGGAACCCGACCCGGGGAAGGACCGCTACGAGATTACGGAACTCCTGGAGGTCGCGCTCCGGTGGTTGCTGGAAGGCGTAGAATCCGGCGGACAGCCGCCGACCGGCGACGAACCCGAAACCGGCAACCGGACGAGCGGCGATACGACGACTCCGACGACGACCGACTAG
- a CDS encoding alpha/beta fold hydrolase, which translates to MERPSASANEDGSAGGSDSSGKGTGRERIEGPWSHEQAVVNGVRLHYVEAGGDAEASSPAGRGEEGDEEASPPVVLLHGFPEFWYSWRRQLPALADAGHRVVAPDMRGYNDSEKPRGVDAYRTDELVGDVAGLIDHLGAERAHVVGHDWGGLVAWETAIRQPGVVEKLAVLNAPHPGRYRRALRRNPDQWRRSWYAMAFQLPQVPEAVLGARDCEAVVGMFRDIAEDPDAFSETDLRRYREAACTPGALTSAVNYYRAAFRENAARELRALVGGERRSFDVRAPTLLLWGERDPALGVELTEGLDAWVPDLRVERFPDASHWVQNDAPARVNRALAEFLA; encoded by the coding sequence ATGGAGCGCCCGAGTGCGAGCGCGAACGAGGACGGAAGCGCGGGCGGAAGCGACAGTTCCGGGAAGGGGACGGGTCGCGAGCGCATCGAAGGTCCCTGGTCCCACGAACAGGCGGTCGTGAACGGGGTGCGCCTCCACTACGTCGAGGCGGGCGGCGACGCCGAGGCGTCGTCGCCCGCCGGCAGAGGGGAGGAGGGTGACGAAGAGGCGTCGCCGCCGGTCGTGCTCCTCCACGGCTTCCCGGAGTTCTGGTACTCCTGGCGGCGTCAGCTTCCGGCGCTCGCCGACGCCGGCCACCGGGTCGTCGCGCCCGACATGCGCGGGTACAACGACTCCGAGAAGCCCCGCGGGGTCGACGCCTATCGGACCGACGAACTGGTCGGCGACGTGGCGGGGCTGATAGACCACTTGGGGGCCGAGCGCGCCCACGTGGTAGGCCACGACTGGGGCGGCCTGGTTGCGTGGGAAACCGCAATTCGTCAGCCCGGGGTCGTCGAGAAACTCGCGGTGCTGAACGCGCCCCATCCGGGCCGGTACCGGCGGGCGCTCCGGCGCAACCCCGACCAGTGGCGGCGGTCGTGGTACGCGATGGCCTTCCAGTTGCCGCAAGTTCCGGAGGCGGTCCTCGGCGCTCGCGACTGCGAAGCCGTCGTCGGGATGTTCCGGGACATCGCCGAGGACCCCGACGCCTTCTCCGAAACCGACCTCCGGCGCTACCGCGAGGCGGCCTGCACGCCGGGCGCGCTGACGTCGGCGGTCAACTACTACCGCGCGGCGTTCCGCGAGAACGCCGCGCGGGAACTCCGCGCGCTCGTCGGCGGCGAGCGGCGGTCGTTCGACGTTCGAGCCCCGACGCTGTTGCTCTGGGGCGAACGCGACCCCGCGCTCGGCGTCGAACTCACCGAGGGCCTCGACGCGTGGGTCCCGGACCTCCGGGTCGAGCGGTTCCCCGACGCGAGCCACTGGGTGCAGAACGACGCGCCGGCGCGAGTGAACCGGGCGCTCGCGGAGTTCCTGGCGTGA
- a CDS encoding type 1 glutamine amidotransferase, with translation MLLVLENEVDPDARYFVPEIVDHLDDCEVYDYAEEGGQPSLSGVDGVVVSGSTAGVYDSDEHPWMDEEMALVRDLVDREIPTLGICFGHQLVNAALGGIVQHRGPTTRLVRANLGDDPLLEGVSEVIPAVHGDHVVARGREMEPIATADYYSNFATRHREAPLWTVQYHPEFTERLLGRVREDFGWDDNDLSFSDVNVEETFRNFERLATSK, from the coding sequence ATGTTACTCGTCCTCGAAAACGAGGTGGACCCCGACGCGCGGTACTTCGTGCCCGAAATCGTCGACCACCTCGACGACTGCGAGGTGTACGACTACGCCGAGGAGGGCGGCCAACCCTCGCTGTCGGGCGTGGACGGCGTGGTCGTCAGCGGCAGCACGGCGGGCGTGTACGACAGCGACGAGCATCCGTGGATGGACGAGGAGATGGCGCTGGTCCGGGACCTGGTCGACCGCGAGATTCCGACGCTCGGCATCTGTTTCGGCCACCAACTCGTCAACGCCGCGCTCGGCGGCATCGTCCAGCACCGCGGGCCGACGACCCGACTGGTCCGGGCCAACCTCGGCGACGACCCGCTGTTGGAGGGCGTCTCGGAGGTGATTCCGGCCGTCCACGGCGACCACGTGGTCGCCCGCGGCCGGGAGATGGAACCCATCGCGACCGCCGATTACTACTCGAACTTCGCCACCCGCCACCGCGAGGCGCCCCTCTGGACGGTCCAGTACCACCCGGAGTTCACGGAACGCCTGCTCGGGCGCGTCCGGGAGGACTTCGGCTGGGATGACAACGACCTCTCCTTCTCGGACGTGAACGTCGAGGAGACGTTCCGGAACTTCGAGCGACTGGCGACCTCCAAGTAG
- a CDS encoding M48 family metallopeptidase, whose product MKPSLRTRVWAVTAGLSFAAVLAALLVAATGASRVYVGSGSLAVAWISFQAYRSGGRFQFESETRLAEAQSAAGRGLASAPEIQAALLDVCERAGKSVPATVLVAMDAPGAKIGYDDGDPLLAVDPRLATVVGPAGLRAVFAHELGHLGRDLHTDAIRLHLPTVLGFGAFWLVALAGRGRAVAGLGSALFLALALSSDRRTALVRYALGLGAEPLALAASRYANRLEEFRADAYAARVVSPPELAEALYRMAAVATGDNDEDVAGPIPWTADRSLRFGLFATHPSVERRVERLGCDLPAWVRPYRPHLDGD is encoded by the coding sequence ATGAAGCCCTCCCTGCGAACCCGCGTCTGGGCCGTCACTGCGGGCCTCTCCTTCGCGGCGGTGCTCGCGGCGCTCCTCGTCGCCGCAACCGGCGCGTCCCGCGTCTACGTGGGTTCCGGGTCGCTGGCCGTCGCCTGGATATCGTTCCAGGCGTACCGGTCGGGCGGTCGCTTCCAGTTCGAGTCCGAAACCCGACTCGCCGAGGCCCAGAGCGCCGCCGGCCGCGGACTGGCGAGCGCGCCCGAGATCCAGGCCGCGCTGCTCGACGTCTGCGAGCGCGCCGGCAAGTCGGTGCCGGCGACCGTCCTCGTCGCGATGGACGCGCCGGGAGCGAAGATCGGCTACGACGACGGCGACCCCCTGCTCGCGGTGGACCCGCGGCTCGCGACCGTCGTCGGTCCGGCCGGACTCCGGGCCGTCTTCGCCCACGAACTCGGCCACCTCGGCCGCGATTTGCACACCGACGCGATTCGACTCCACCTCCCGACAGTGCTCGGCTTCGGGGCGTTCTGGCTGGTCGCGCTCGCCGGGCGCGGCCGCGCCGTCGCCGGCCTCGGAAGCGCGCTCTTCCTCGCGCTCGCGCTCTCGTCCGACCGCCGGACCGCGCTCGTCCGGTACGCGCTCGGTCTAGGTGCCGAACCGCTGGCACTCGCGGCGAGTCGCTACGCGAACCGACTGGAGGAGTTCCGCGCCGACGCCTACGCCGCCCGGGTCGTCTCGCCGCCCGAACTCGCCGAGGCGCTCTACCGGATGGCGGCGGTCGCGACCGGCGACAACGACGAGGACGTGGCCGGGCCGATTCCCTGGACGGCCGACCGGTCGCTCCGGTTCGGACTGTTCGCCACCCACCCGTCCGTCGAGCGCCGGGTCGAGAGACTGGGCTGTGACCTCCCGGCGTGGGTCAGGCCGTACCGGCCGCACCTCGACGGGGACTGA
- a CDS encoding redox-regulated ATPase YchF — protein MISIALAGKPNAGKSTFYKAATMADVDVANYPFTTIDANRGVSHVRTECPCLERDERCDDDNCRAGKRYVPIELLDVAGLVPGAHEGRGLGNQFLDELTNADAIINVVDASGGTDEEGQPVEVGSYDPVEEVDFIEEEMDQWLTGIIDRNWESVERKSRSPDFDIDDALAEMLTGFGATEADVAAALRELDYPADPIQWTDDHREALARDIRARTKPIILVANKADVAPPENVERLRETGKPVIPATAEGELALRQAAEAGAVDYDPGDEDFEILGDLSDEQRAGLDKIREVMAEFGGTGVQEALDEAVYGLLDRITAYPVQNETKWTDAKGNVLPDAFLLARGSTPKDLAYAVHSDIGDGYLHAVNGKTNRDISDDYELEEGDVVKIVSTAK, from the coding sequence ATGATTTCCATCGCGCTCGCGGGCAAGCCCAACGCGGGCAAGTCCACCTTCTACAAGGCCGCGACGATGGCCGACGTCGACGTGGCGAACTACCCCTTCACGACCATCGACGCCAACCGCGGGGTGAGCCACGTCCGCACGGAGTGTCCCTGCCTCGAACGCGACGAGCGGTGCGACGACGACAACTGCCGGGCGGGCAAGCGCTACGTCCCCATCGAACTGCTCGACGTGGCCGGCCTCGTCCCCGGCGCCCACGAGGGCCGCGGCCTGGGCAACCAATTCCTCGACGAACTCACCAACGCCGACGCGATAATCAACGTCGTCGACGCCTCTGGCGGCACCGACGAGGAGGGCCAACCCGTCGAGGTCGGGAGCTACGACCCCGTCGAAGAGGTCGACTTCATCGAGGAGGAGATGGACCAGTGGCTCACGGGCATCATCGACCGCAACTGGGAGTCGGTCGAGCGCAAGTCCCGGTCGCCCGACTTCGACATCGACGACGCCCTCGCGGAGATGCTGACCGGGTTCGGCGCGACCGAGGCCGACGTGGCCGCCGCGCTCCGCGAACTCGACTACCCTGCCGACCCCATCCAGTGGACCGACGACCACCGCGAGGCGCTCGCCCGGGACATCCGCGCCCGGACCAAGCCCATCATCCTCGTGGCGAACAAGGCCGACGTCGCTCCCCCCGAAAACGTCGAACGCCTGCGCGAAACTGGCAAGCCCGTCATCCCCGCGACCGCCGAGGGCGAACTCGCGCTCCGCCAGGCCGCCGAGGCGGGCGCCGTCGACTACGACCCCGGCGACGAGGACTTCGAGATACTCGGCGACCTCTCGGACGAGCAGCGGGCGGGCCTCGACAAGATTCGGGAAGTCATGGCCGAGTTCGGCGGCACGGGCGTCCAGGAGGCCCTTGACGAGGCGGTGTACGGCCTGCTCGACCGCATCACCGCCTACCCGGTCCAGAACGAGACGAAGTGGACCGACGCGAAGGGTAACGTCCTCCCCGACGCGTTCCTCCTGGCCCGCGGGTCGACACCGAAGGACCTCGCCTACGCGGTCCACAGCGACATCGGCGACGGCTACCTCCACGCGGTCAACGGCAAGACGAACCGCGACATCAGCGACGACTACGAACTGGAAGAGGGCGATGTCGTCAAAATCGTGAGCACCGCGAAGTGA
- a CDS encoding dodecin family protein — translation MTAVKIVKITGSSENSWQDAAEEAFREASKTIDDISGVEVEDWTADVQDGEISQYRATVEVAFPVHSE, via the coding sequence ATGACGGCAGTAAAAATCGTCAAGATAACGGGGTCGTCGGAGAATTCGTGGCAGGACGCCGCCGAGGAGGCGTTCCGAGAGGCGAGCAAGACCATCGACGACATCAGCGGCGTCGAGGTCGAAGACTGGACCGCGGACGTACAGGACGGCGAGATAAGCCAGTACCGCGCCACGGTCGAGGTGGCGTTCCCGGTCCACAGCGAGTAG
- a CDS encoding DUF2267 domain-containing protein produces the protein MNYDDFTGEIQHRLELGTRGTAVRAARAVLSTLGERLQEGEATDLAGSLPMEIDYYLESAESGQRFDYDEFVTRVAERANMNPEDRDDRSDASYYGQAVVALVADVVPESELRQVRDQLPNDENWDELFELVGVEGAFD, from the coding sequence GTGAACTACGACGACTTCACCGGCGAGATACAGCACCGACTCGAACTCGGCACGCGCGGAACGGCCGTCCGGGCGGCCAGAGCCGTGCTGTCGACACTCGGCGAGCGACTCCAGGAAGGCGAGGCCACAGACCTCGCGGGGTCGCTCCCGATGGAGATAGACTACTACCTCGAATCGGCCGAGTCGGGCCAGCGCTTCGACTACGACGAGTTCGTCACCCGGGTCGCCGAGCGCGCGAACATGAACCCCGAGGACCGCGACGACCGGTCGGACGCCTCCTACTACGGGCAGGCGGTCGTGGCGCTCGTCGCCGACGTCGTTCCCGAGAGCGAACTCCGGCAGGTCCGCGACCAACTGCCGAACGACGAGAACTGGGACGAACTGTTCGAACTCGTCGGCGTCGAGGGCGCGTTCGACTGA
- a CDS encoding FAD-dependent oxidoreductase, which produces MTETDQNVRTVEDGGVASEEHEHYEAVVVGAGPAGAAAAATLARNGVETLVLERGVEAGSKNVTGGLIYAEESAPYTIDALFPDFRAEATERPVTDYYLHNVAGSKVKTFDITDLHDHDTEWADAVLRRKMDSWLADRVHELASETGGGLLTEVRVNGLLREDGEIVGVTCDELDPIRADLVVAADGVNSELARDAGLMDWEDPEEWFQGVKAVVDVPEEVVAERFGVGDEEGEAHLFSGDLFEDVRGGGFLYTNRDSLSIGTVFHLDSLVAEDAEPHALLDALLTHPLMADWLEGHYDEVEYSAKLVPDSKKVAHPSPHRGRLLVVGDAAGQMQAQGPIIKGMNHAVSAGALAGEAFAEAKLRGNPERAGDLYERKLREEGVMDKLRPSGYRVASAFGEHDAVTNLADSVLTSGVGRTAVSLLGSQLESLYSSPTLSQIVPDTRTPYVTLPTVIAEELGERVSGEASYEPKSLLDRIGDLTYDTDVGNPHIRLVDDSAEASGAAVSACPVSARDFGGGCYREETVETNGTEEKRVSLDTQPCVECGTCAIVADTEWEHPRGGKGVEFKQG; this is translated from the coding sequence ATGACTGAGACAGACCAGAACGTACGGACCGTCGAAGACGGCGGCGTGGCGAGCGAAGAGCACGAACACTACGAGGCGGTCGTCGTCGGGGCGGGACCCGCCGGGGCCGCGGCGGCGGCGACGCTCGCCAGGAACGGCGTCGAGACGCTCGTCCTCGAACGCGGCGTCGAGGCCGGGTCGAAGAACGTCACCGGCGGCCTCATCTACGCCGAAGAGTCGGCACCGTACACGATAGACGCGCTGTTCCCCGACTTCCGCGCCGAGGCCACCGAGCGACCGGTCACCGACTACTACCTCCACAACGTGGCGGGGAGCAAGGTCAAGACGTTCGACATCACCGACCTCCACGACCACGACACCGAGTGGGCCGACGCGGTGCTCCGCCGGAAGATGGACTCGTGGCTCGCCGACCGCGTCCACGAACTTGCCAGCGAAACCGGCGGCGGCCTGCTGACCGAGGTCAGGGTCAACGGTCTGTTGCGGGAGGACGGCGAGATAGTCGGCGTGACGTGCGACGAACTCGACCCCATCCGGGCCGACCTGGTTGTCGCGGCCGACGGCGTCAACTCCGAACTCGCCCGCGACGCCGGCCTGATGGACTGGGAGGACCCCGAGGAGTGGTTCCAGGGCGTCAAGGCGGTCGTCGACGTGCCCGAGGAGGTCGTCGCCGAGCGGTTCGGCGTCGGCGACGAGGAGGGCGAGGCCCACCTGTTCTCGGGCGACCTCTTCGAGGACGTCCGCGGCGGCGGCTTCCTCTACACCAACCGCGACTCGCTGTCCATCGGCACCGTCTTCCACCTCGACAGCCTGGTCGCCGAGGACGCCGAACCCCACGCCCTGCTCGACGCCCTGCTCACCCACCCGCTGATGGCCGACTGGCTGGAGGGCCACTACGACGAGGTGGAGTACAGCGCCAAACTGGTGCCCGACTCGAAGAAGGTGGCCCACCCCTCGCCCCACCGGGGTCGCCTGCTGGTCGTCGGCGACGCCGCGGGTCAAATGCAGGCCCAGGGTCCCATCATCAAGGGGATGAACCACGCCGTCTCGGCGGGCGCGCTCGCCGGCGAGGCGTTCGCCGAGGCGAAACTCCGCGGGAACCCCGAGCGGGCGGGCGACCTCTACGAGCGAAAGCTCCGCGAGGAGGGCGTGATGGACAAACTCCGGCCCTCGGGCTACCGGGTTGCCAGCGCGTTCGGCGAGCACGACGCGGTGACGAACCTCGCCGACTCGGTGCTCACCTCGGGCGTCGGCCGGACGGCCGTCTCGCTGCTCGGGAGCCAACTCGAATCGCTGTACTCCTCGCCGACGCTCTCCCAGATAGTGCCCGACACCCGGACGCCGTACGTCACCCTGCCGACGGTCATCGCCGAGGAACTCGGCGAGCGCGTCTCGGGCGAGGCGAGCTACGAACCGAAGAGCCTGCTCGACCGCATCGGTGACCTGACCTACGACACCGACGTGGGCAACCCCCACATTCGGCTGGTGGACGACTCCGCCGAAGCCAGCGGTGCGGCGGTGTCGGCGTGTCCGGTCAGCGCCAGAGACTTCGGCGGCGGCTGTTACCGCGAGGAGACGGTCGAGACCAACGGGACCGAGGAGAAGCGCGTGAGCCTCGACACCCAGCCGTGCGTCGAGTGCGGAACCTGCGCCATCGTCGCCGACACCGAGTGGGAACACCCCCGCGGCGGCAAGGGCGTCGAGTTCAAGCAGGGGTGA
- a CDS encoding GNAT family N-acetyltransferase: MKLSETLEFGHEDRKRIYEYVERRGEVDAEEARDALRVDPGGFRHHVAILKRDGYLEEREGRLRAAFEEGTAEEYQEGDVEFTIRPARQEDLSGIVGAIRRVAEQGSYIVAESVADEVDHDEALLRHNEIESRMFFVATVGEEVVGWVHLHAPELEKLAHTAELTVGVLEDYRGHGIGSHLLARGLEWAASNGLEKVYQSVPSTNQDAIDFLTAHGWETEAVRENHYKIDGEYVDEVMMAVEL; the protein is encoded by the coding sequence ATGAAGCTCTCGGAGACGCTGGAGTTCGGCCACGAGGACCGCAAGCGAATCTACGAGTACGTCGAGCGCCGCGGCGAAGTCGACGCCGAGGAGGCTCGGGACGCGCTGCGCGTCGACCCTGGCGGCTTCCGTCACCACGTCGCCATCCTCAAGCGCGACGGCTACCTCGAAGAACGCGAGGGGCGACTCCGGGCGGCCTTCGAGGAGGGCACCGCCGAGGAGTACCAGGAGGGCGACGTCGAGTTCACCATTCGACCCGCCCGCCAGGAGGACCTCTCGGGCATCGTCGGCGCGATTCGCCGGGTCGCCGAGCAGGGCAGTTACATCGTCGCCGAGTCGGTGGCCGACGAGGTAGACCACGACGAGGCGCTGCTCCGGCACAACGAGATCGAGTCCCGGATGTTCTTCGTCGCCACCGTGGGCGAGGAGGTGGTCGGCTGGGTTCACCTCCACGCGCCCGAACTCGAGAAGTTGGCCCACACCGCCGAACTCACCGTGGGCGTCCTCGAGGACTACCGCGGCCACGGCATCGGCAGCCACCTGCTGGCCCGCGGACTGGAGTGGGCCGCCTCGAACGGTCTCGAGAAGGTGTACCAGAGCGTCCCCTCGACCAACCAGGACGCCATCGACTTCCTGACGGCCCACGGCTGGGAAACCGAGGCGGTCCGCGAGAACCACTACAAGATCGACGGCGAGTACGTCGACGAGGTGATGATGGCGGTCGAACTGTAG
- a CDS encoding Kelch repeat-containing protein, translating into MPSRRILLRALGASLLASAAGCSGSEFPAGDPAERGTTETRTTLEPPTTVAYEETTVMPSLTTTETPTSGTSAARATDATATTETPTTTAATATTDERAVRDGANGGSGGQSGGSGSFRDPEPTTTTTETTADPTTSTTPGTTSGRPPTSTTTTTTADPTTSTTPTPTPTTTPETSTTPPATTTLTPTTTETTTPTPTTTERPPDGDGAWSAEASLPAPQSDAGGGVVDGNIYYFGGIESGENLPAVARTYRFDPTAGGETDGGAWERLEDMPRALWAPCGVAAEGKVFSFGGAPRDAPYGTGEPPSDEIFVYEPGEGWRDLTAETGVRCPYPNWAMGGVYDPDSGLVYLVGGGTDVTDRESASDHGVGGERPGTYDESRVWTFDPAAEEVVDPDLARLPEARRWPTVALVEVGGELCLHAICGLFGVTGPTNQNLRLRLSSGEWETMTPAPRAGSYATTSDPVIDGTVYLTHGLFWEDSPSVDSYTAACHAYDPATDEFRTDLARPRRLRGGSVDAVVDDTLYVVGGHVKRYDRNGYHDCVTASESFAPPE; encoded by the coding sequence ATGCCCTCCAGGAGAATCCTCCTCCGCGCGCTCGGCGCGAGTCTCCTCGCTTCGGCGGCCGGCTGTTCCGGTTCCGAGTTCCCCGCCGGCGACCCGGCCGAGCGCGGGACGACCGAAACCCGGACCACCCTCGAACCGCCGACGACCGTGGCGTACGAGGAGACGACCGTCATGCCGTCGCTCACGACGACCGAGACGCCGACGAGCGGGACGAGTGCCGCGCGAGCGACCGACGCGACCGCGACGACCGAAACGCCAACGACGACCGCGGCGACCGCGACGACGGACGAACGCGCGGTTCGAGACGGTGCGAACGGCGGGTCGGGCGGCCAGTCGGGCGGTTCCGGGTCGTTCCGCGACCCGGAACCGACGACCACTACGACCGAGACGACGGCCGACCCGACGACGTCGACCACCCCCGGAACGACGTCCGGACGGCCACCGACGAGTACGACGACCACCACGACCGCCGACCCGACGACATCGACGACGCCGACTCCGACCCCTACCACGACTCCCGAGACTTCCACTACGCCCCCCGCGACCACCACGCTCACTCCGACTACGACCGAAACGACCACGCCCACCCCGACCACGACCGAACGACCGCCCGACGGAGACGGCGCGTGGTCGGCGGAAGCGAGCCTTCCGGCACCCCAGAGCGACGCCGGCGGCGGTGTCGTCGACGGAAATATCTACTACTTCGGCGGCATCGAGTCGGGCGAGAACCTCCCGGCGGTGGCGCGAACATACCGCTTCGACCCGACCGCCGGCGGCGAGACGGACGGTGGAGCGTGGGAGCGACTCGAAGACATGCCGCGGGCGCTGTGGGCGCCGTGTGGGGTCGCCGCCGAGGGGAAAGTGTTCAGCTTCGGCGGCGCGCCACGGGACGCCCCGTACGGGACCGGCGAACCGCCGTCGGACGAGATATTCGTCTACGAACCCGGGGAGGGCTGGCGCGACCTCACCGCCGAAACCGGCGTCCGGTGTCCGTACCCCAACTGGGCGATGGGCGGCGTCTACGACCCCGATTCGGGGCTGGTCTACCTGGTCGGCGGCGGCACCGACGTCACAGACCGTGAGAGCGCGAGCGACCACGGCGTCGGCGGGGAGCGGCCGGGCACCTACGACGAGAGCCGCGTCTGGACGTTCGACCCCGCCGCCGAGGAGGTGGTCGACCCCGACCTCGCGCGACTTCCCGAAGCGCGCCGCTGGCCGACCGTCGCGCTGGTCGAGGTCGGCGGCGAACTCTGTCTGCACGCCATCTGCGGCCTGTTCGGCGTCACCGGACCGACGAACCAGAACCTGCGCCTCCGCCTCTCGTCCGGCGAGTGGGAGACGATGACCCCCGCTCCGCGAGCGGGAAGCTACGCCACGACGAGCGACCCCGTAATCGACGGGACGGTCTACCTCACCCACGGCCTCTTCTGGGAGGATAGCCCGTCGGTCGACTCCTACACCGCGGCCTGTCACGCGTACGACCCGGCGACCGACGAGTTCCGAACTGACCTCGCGCGACCCCGTCGGTTGCGCGGTGGGTCCGTCGACGCCGTCGTCGACGACACTCTCTACGTGGTCGGCGGGCACGTCAAGCGGTACGACCGAAACGGCTACCACGACTGCGTGACCGCCAGCGAATCGTTCGCGCCGCCGGAGTGA